The Paenibacillus polymyxa M1 DNA segment AGCGGAAATAGTGGTGATTAACCGGGCTATTGCTGACACTGGTATGCAAGCGTTGATATAGGTTCGACACAGGCGAAAGAAGTTCATCATGATTTATACAATGGTGGGTTTAGACTACAAGCGCTCGGTACAATTACCTACAGCATGGCTGGTACTACTAAACAACAGCTTACGAGTTCATTTGGGAGAATGATTTAAGAAGAAATATGGGACTCCTTACCTTGTTGGGTCATATTAATCTGTAAAAAAATCAAGAAGACGTTTCTGGTACATCTGGAAACGTCTTCTTGATTTTTCATTTTCCAAATCCATTGGCTAAGTGTATGACGTTTAGGAAAGAGTCAGATGTTAGCGAATAACAATGTTTTAGACTAAACAATAAAGAACTAGACTGAGATCAATAAAGTTATAGACTGGAAAATAAAGTATAAAAGATATAAGCTACAAATATGCTTTTTTCTTGAGCCCTCTCATATGATGAGAGTAATTCGGTATTCGAGGAGATGATCTTGATGAACAAGAACATAGGGATTAAGGATATTTTGGTAAGGTTCGACGAGATTTCGAAGCATTATGTTCGGGAGCTGGACAAGTATAGTCTGGCGGAACTGTGCCGCAAGCCAAGCGAGAACGAATGGTCGCTTGGGCAAATGTACCTGCATCTGCCCCATTCCACGCTGAACTTGCAGCTCCGTCTTGCGGAGCAGTGCATGGCGCTCGGTGGCGGCAGCGAGGAGGGCGGCGGGAAGACGGAGGCCGGCCATGCCGTGTTTGAGCAAGGGAGTTTCCCACCGGTTCGCATTCAGGTACCTGCCGACTTGCAACATACGCCTCCTCAGCCAGAGAGCAAGGAGCAGCTTGTCGCCAAGCTGGAGGAAGCAAGGCGCCGCATGCATGAGATTGGGGCGTCGCTACAGAACATAGACCCAGAGCGGCTGCAGCGAAAGGCGACTCATCCG contains these protein-coding regions:
- a CDS encoding DinB family protein, which gives rise to MNKNIGIKDILVRFDEISKHYVRELDKYSLAELCRKPSENEWSLGQMYLHLPHSTLNLQLRLAEQCMALGGGSEEGGGKTEAGHAVFEQGSFPPVRIQVPADLQHTPPQPESKEQLVAKLEEARRRMHEIGASLQNIDPERLQRKATHPAVAFGALNAVEWFTMVEMHYRHHLLQKERLDAFLQTAELLD